The Triticum aestivum cultivar Chinese Spring chromosome 6D, IWGSC CS RefSeq v2.1, whole genome shotgun sequence genomic sequence aactcacatcatcccgtgatcaactccttggtcacactgtgcacattatgatgatgtcctaccgagtgggcccagagatacctcttcgtttacacggagtgacaaatcccagtctcgattcgtgccaacccaacagatactttcggagatacctgtagtgcacctttatagccacccagttatgttgtgacgtttggtacacccaaagcattcctacggtatccgggagttgcacaatctcatggtctaaggaaatgatacttgacattagaaaagctctgagcaaacgaactacacgatcttgtgctaggcttaggattgggtcttgtccatcacatcattctcctaatgatgtgatcccgttatcaacgacatccaatgtccatggtcaggaaaccgtaaccatctattgatcaacgagctagtcaactagaggcttactagggacatggtgttgtctatatatccacacatgtatctgagtttcctatcaatacaattctagtatggataataaacgattatcatgaacaaggaaatataataataacctgtttattattgcctctagggcatatttccaacagtatgaaCAAAgctcaaaaaaatattttgaatattGTCCTGACATTCTTGTGAATCTGCACCTCAAAGTTATAATTTTCGCAGCAAACAATGCAAAGAAACAAGAGTAACAAGTACGGAGTAATAGATCATATAAATGTATGGTGGTGATTGATCAGTCATGGTCCAAGAATGACAGGGAAATTAAAACTAAGAACCACATGCCCGCATAATAGCAGAACCAGAGCAAGAGAAGAATGTTGACTAGCAGGTCGACAACGACGCCTGCTAAGGGAGCATCCACACACGCATCCTTTTGCCACTGCCGAAGCCCCCTATCCTCGAGCTTGACAGGCTCGTGTGCCATCCTGGACGACGTCATCGCCATGGCCCCCAAGCCTCGCAACCACGTCGCCAGCTGCCGCCAAAGCTGAGCACGTTGGAAGACCAGGATGAGGACAGCCCATACCGCACCCAAGGTAGTACTTTCAGTCATGCTTACAAACAAGTTTTTTTCTACAAAAACAAAACTTTTGTTTCTGGGCAGCATGTTCCTCCCGGGCATCAAGACTGTGCAACTTTGAACCAAAGGGTGAGGTAGCTAGCTCCCTTACTGTTGTTTTATTTGATTTTCCTAAGGCATTACATACATAATTGTAACCCGGCCTAAGCTTCCTAGAAATACATACGTCTCGCTAGGAAGTTTGGATATGTTCTAACTCTTCTCAGTTAGGATTAGCTAGATATATTCTAACTGTTCTCAGTTTGGATATGCTCTAACTCTTCACAATGAGGAGTATATATTGATCTTAGAAATTTGTCAGTGATGTAATGTTTTGTGTACAAGCTGATTCGTCTTTTTGGTGACATCAGGTTTTTAGTAGATGAAGGAGAAAGTCCGCGCCAAGAAGACCATTCTGATGGATTCAAGAGAATCAAGAGTGAAGCATCGAGATACGATAAATATGTCGATGACAAATATGCCTACCGAGACATTGAGTGGTTTCAGATATCTTTGGTTGATTTGGATTTGCTCACATAGAAAAAGGATGGCCACATATATATGGTAGTTACTTCCATGTCACAAAGGTGTTCTTCAGTAGGTACTGCACAATCACGTTGAAGTTTCACAACAATCACATTCTCAGTGTTGTTGTCATATCATATATCTCTACAGTGTTTGATCACAATTTAGACAATTGATCTAATGTTGCTCATCTTTCAATATAATGTCTTCTTTTTCCAGATTTACATTTCCATTCTGCAGGAGGACCTATGCTTTAGCATGTTGATCTCTTTTTAATTTTCATGTTGCTATATACTTTTGTCCTAGCTTAAGGACCTTGGCGATTCAAGAGTTGTAGGACATGATACATACTGTCAGTGTTAGTACGAACTGTGGGCGTTAGCCCCCTGTCGAGTATTGCATATTTAGTACGTGCAAGTCTGCTAAGGGGCCTTGAGATATGCTTATTTATGATGCTAGGTCTTTTttttcgttgcaacgcacgggcctttttgctagttaaAATAAAAGGTAGAGCGCTCCTATGACGTACTCCTATTACCCTTATTAAAAAAAACTCGCTAGTGAATTATACTACTGTACcaaaagagaggagagagagagagagagaaaagaaagtTGGTATCGCTAGTGCATGAATCTGAAGTATTTGGCGACGACGGCGTCGATGAGGATCTGGTAGCCCCTCTCGGTGGGGTGGTAGCTGTCCCAGAACAAGTACTTGGAGGGGTCCTTGCAGAGCGGGCTGGCGAAGTTGCAGAGCACGGCGGCGGCCAGCCCGATGTAGCCGCAGCAGGCGTCGTGGGTGTTGGTCAACCCGAACGCTTCCGGCCGATAGATCACGTCGGCGAGGATGGTGTAGATGTCGACGTTCACGAGCGTGACCCCCGGGAGCCTGACGCCCAGCCTCGCCATCTCCTGCCCCACCCTGTGGTTGAAGAGCAGGGCGAGCTGGTTGCGGTCCGTGGCGCACTGCTTCCGGAGCCCGCCGGCGATCATGCGCTGCGACGGCAGGCACCCCACCGGCGGCGCCCCCACCAGCGCGATCCGCTTCGCGCCCAGGTCCGCCAGCGACTGCACGTAGGCGATGGCGCGGCTCACCATGTTCTCCGCGTACCCGGGCTCCGTGATGCCGTCCGCGAAGGTGAAGTGCTCCACGATGTCGTTGCTGCCCGTGACGATGAAGTAGAGGGCCTTGTCCGGGACGCTGCCCCCGACCCTCTCCTTGTACTCCTGGAACAGCTGCAGCTGCCGCTCCATCGTCAGCGCCGACATGGTCCGGCAGGTGGCGTTGTCGAAGCCGTTGCCCGCGGAGGCGAAGCTCACGCCCGTCTTGAGCTCCTCGACGGAGAGGCCCTTCTTCAGGTACGGCGGCAGCAGCTCCTTCACGCCCAGCGCCGACGCTGCACGCACGCACGCGTTTCCAAAACAAAACCATCGTTGATCCTTGGCTGCTTCGGAGATACTATTACTGGTGAATTGAAACTGCATTTTCATGGAAAAAGTATATATTGTAGACATGCCTAGGAGGTCGACGCTGATCTTGCCGTTGGAGAACCGGCCGGTGTGCTTGTGACCGGGGAAGTCCTTGCCGTAGGGTGGGAAGTTGGCCCGGATGAACGTCCGGAGGTGGTTGTTGTTGCCCGTGTCGGCCACCGAGTCGCCGAACGCGAGGATCGCCGGGAACTTAGGCGGCCCGGCCGGCAACGGAGGCGCCTTGGGCGGCCCTACCGCCGGCGGAGGTGTAGTGGGTGGCCCTCCCGCCGCAGGAGGTGGCTGCGCCGTGACCACGACTCCGGCGAGAACCAGCAGGGAGGAGATCACGCCAGACGCGGTGGCGACCGCCATGTGAGTGGCAGCGAGAGTTGTGAGCCGGAACCACCGTGGACGAACACCGCCCGAGATTTGTGATGTGGTGTGCATAAATAGGCCGCGCAGCTGCTCGTTTCACCAAGTGACTTCGTCTAAAGGAAAACGGCAGTTGCATGCGAGATCATGAAGAAGACCCGGTGTGGTCACATGCATGCATGTCCTTGGCAGGGTTACATTTGTGAATGGATGGGATACATGCTCTCTGTCTCTCTGGGTTTTTTCTTCTTCGTCTCTGGATGAAGGCTAAATTTGCCCAAGTCTAGGCCAGGTCAGGGCAAGATGGAATGACACTATATTAAAGGAAGCAGGTTGTAGGAATTCTGTTATGAACGATGCTATACGTACGGCGGTTTCTGTACAAATCCACCCATTCATGCATTGGGACAAAGTGTATAAGGGCATGTATGTGGTTGataagacaattttatcttaaacCTTTCATGTAATTTGGATACGAGAATAAAAGTATGTGTATAATGAGTCATCTCTTAGTATTATCTTtaataactagctattcctaaaaagtggtgagacatattgtgctaacacTATTAGAATTACACCCTACGTCGAGTGCCAGAAAATCTCAGGCAAAGAATTACACCCTGCGTCGAGTGCAACCCTAAGCAAAGATGCATTGTTGTTGAGATACTCATGATCACATGTACTTAGGCAGTTAGGATCTTCTTTTATTGTTTCCTAGTCTACGGATATCTCCCGATCCTTTCCATGTATAGCGGATACGGTTGAGATATTCTTGCCCTTGCACTCTATGTATGCTACGAGTATACGATCAATGAACATATCGACAATCCACATGGTATCAGATACCGCATCTCTTTCCTAacgcttccgccgccgccgccgcccagttgTCGCCACGCACCCCTGCCGCCACAGTCCCTCCTGCCGCTGCACCCCATCCCGGCCACCGCCttcccttgccgccgccgcccacccctACTTCCCTAACCTCACATAGCAACCATGTCGTTCACTTCctacaactcctcctcctcccccatgTCCGGCGCCACAAACCACTCCAACCCGTTTGCCGGCCCTGACCCCATCCCCGCCAAAGACATCCGCAACGCCGACATCCTCGCCCGTGTGCCCATCCGTCTCTCCCAGGAGGACTCCTCGTACTATGCATGGAAGACATACTTTCATCTTGTTTTTCATGAGTTTCATCTCCAGGAGCATATCGACGACACTGTTGACTCCAAGGCCATGGCGTTCGACGCCGAGTGGTCGGCCGTCGAAGCGACGATCATTCGCTGGTTTTTCTTAACCATCTCCAAGGACTTGTTTTACACGGTGGTGCAGGATGACGATTATGCACACGCTGTCTGGACGAAGCTCAATAgcctcttcaccgacaatcggCTCCAGCGGCTCGTCTTCCTTCAGCAAGAATTCTTCGGGTGCCATCAAAATAATTCCTCCGTGGATGATTTTTGCTTGCGCCTGAAGCGTCCTTGCGACAAGCTCCGCGACATCGGCGAGAAAGTCTCCGACGATGTTCTCCTTAGCACCCTCATCGCTGGCCTCAACGAGGAGTTCACTCACGCGGCTGCCAGCCTCACGCTCATCCCCAACCCGACCTTCCCAAGGTCATCGCCTACTTGCGTTTGGAGGAACGCGAGATGAAGAAGATGAGGGCGCAGGCGGTTcacaccgccctcgccgccgaGACGTCGCGCGGTGCTGCTCCCCAACAGCAGTCGGTGGCCCCGTTCCCGCTGCCCTGGCCGGTCCAGCCGCCCTTCCCGTTTCCCTAACAGGGGGCGCCGGCGCCTGCTGCCCCTAACGAACGCGGCGATCGCCGCGGCAAGGGGGTGCAAGGGCCAGCACCGGCGGCCAACTCCGCCGGGCCACCCCgagtccagcagcagcagcagcccgtGGCGCCGTGGGCCTACGGGCACAATCCTTGGACCGGCGTAGTCCATGCATATTCTATGTCGGTCCCCCGCCCGACCGCTCCTGGCATCCTAGGTCCACGATCGGCGCAGCACCAGGCATATCACGCCGTCCCGCAGCCACATGCGGCGTTCGCGGCGTTTCAGCAGCCCGGGGCATACCCGACCTACCCACTGTTGCTGGCCCCTACGCCGCAGCAACCCGACGCCGGTTACTACAACACGACACCCGCCCCGCTGCCTTGGAATCCGGCCCTCCTAGCTGCACTGCAGTCGGCCCCCACGCCCAACGCTTACACTGATGGCGGCGATTGGTTCATGGACTCCGGGGCAACCGCACACATGTCCTCTAACCTAGGTAACTTAACCTCTTTCTCTCCCACCAACACCGCCCTCTCAGCGATGGCTCTTCCCTTCCCATCACACATATTGGTTCTACTTCTTTTCCTTCTTCTACACCTATTAATATGTCTCATATCTTAGTTTCTCCTGACTTAATCAAAAATCTTGTCTCTGTTCGCCGTCTTACTCATGAAAATCCGATTACAGTTGAATTTGATGGTTGTggttttctgtgaaggacgcccgttcCCGGATGGTTCTTCATCGATGTGACAGCTCGGACGATCTCTACCCGGTCCACCCACCATCCTCCACCGACGCCGCCCCTGTCGCCCTCTCTGCCGGTGTGGACCGCTGGCACGCTCGTTTGGGTCATCCTAATCACGCCACGCTCCGTCATATTCTTCGTAGTTTTTCTTTCACTTGTAATAAGGTCGATGACCATACTTGTCATGCTTGCCGTGTTGGCAAACACGTGCGCCTTCCCTTTAGCAACTCTACCACTATTGTTGCATATCCCTTTCAGTTgatacattgtgatgtttggacatcGCCCATTGCGAGCAATTCTggctatctttattatcttgtcatcTTAGACGATTTTACGcactatgtgtggacttttcccctTGGGCAGAAATTGGATGTTCTCTCAACACTTACATCTTCTTACTCATTTGTCTCTACGCATTTTGGTTGACCCATTCTTGCGTTTCAAACAGACAATGGGAAAGAGTTCGATAGTCTTGCTGTCCGCAACCTACTCGCCACACATGGTACTGTCTTTCGTCTAACATGTCCTTACACCTCGCAGCAAAACTGGCGGGCGGAGCGTGTACTTCGCACTCTCAACGACTGCGTCTGTACCCTCCTGTTCCATGCCAACGTCCCGCCACGGTTCTGGCCCGATGCTCTTGCCACAGCGACTCTCCTCGACAACATTCGGCCATGCCATGTTCACTGGAATTATGCGCCACATCAGTTGCTCTATGGCACTCCATCATCATACGATGATCTTCGCATCTTTGGTTGCCTCTGCTATTCTAGCACCGCCTCCACCGCCCCCCATGAGCTTGCTCCGTGGTCTCTCGCATGCATGTTTCTTGGGTACCCCTCCAACACAAAGGGCTGTCGGTGCTACGACCCCGTCTCTCATCGGGTGATCACTTCGAGGCATGTTTACTTTGACGAAAAagtgtttccgtttcagcaggtacctccCACGGACGCACCAACTTCGTCGACCCCGCCTCTCCTTGGCGGGCCACCTGCCGTGCTGCCGCCCCCTCGCGGCGGCCGCACACGCCCGTCCCTCTCCGATTTCGGCGACTCTGTGGGCGTACAGAGTGCCTCAGATGTTTGGGTGTCGGGCAACTCCGCGGACTCGGCCGCCTCTACGGCCTCGGGGTCGCACGCCTCCGTCTCGGGCGCCTCGGCCCCGCCCTCGCCAGCGCCAGCCCCGGGCCCGCTTGCCACCGCCCCGGGCCTGCCACCTGCGGCCCCGCCCGCAGCCGCCCTGGGCCTGCCTACTGTGGCCCCGATCGTAGCCGCCCCGGGTCTGCCACCCGCGGCCCCGACCACCGCCCCTCAGGTCTTGCCGCATGCGGCCCCGTCCATGTCAGCCGCACCTGTGGCCTCGGTCTCCTCCGCTGCAGTACCGGATCGGCCCCTTGGTGACGCACCGCCGCTCCACATCACGGCGCGATCGCGCACGGGTGCCCTTCGACCCAGCACGCGCTATCCGACGGAGGAGTACCTGTGTGCGGCTTCGTCCTCCTCATCGTCGCCGGTCCCGTCATCCGTTCAGACCGCTCTTCGCGACCCCAACTGGTTCACCGCCatgcaggaggagttcgatgcGTTACAACGCAACCACACGTGGCAGCTCGTCCCACctccctgctgagggagtcctggactaaggggtcctcgggcgtccgacctgttggacatgggccgaactaatgggttgtgaagatacaagaccaaagattctcccccgtgtccggatagaactctccttggcgtggaaggcaagcttggtgatcacatatgaagattcctttctctgtaaccgactttgtacaaccctagtcccctccggtatctatataaaccggagggcatagtccggaaACGAGGacagtcatacatgctagacttttagggttttagccattacgatctcgtggtagatcaactcttgtaatactcatattcatcaagatcaatcaagcaggaagtagggtattacctccatagagagggcccgaacctgggtaaacattgtgtcccccgtctcctgttaccatcgaccttagacgcacagttcgggaccccctacccgagatccgccggttttgacacagacattggtgctttcattgagagttccactgtgccgtccccaaaaagTTCGATGGCTTCTTTGAACATCAACAACAATGCTGTTCaagggaaaccttcctccccggacagatcttcgtgttcggcggcttcgcactgcgggccaactcgcttggccatctggagcagatcgacagctacgcccctggccatcgggtcagatttgggagcttgaactacgtcgcggacatccgcggagacttgatcttcaacggattcgagaccacgacagccgctccctatccctacgatgaacatgatttaaatctgtcatcggaccatactaaggaaattgcacctgtaaccgctccggccttag encodes the following:
- the LOC123143679 gene encoding GDSL esterase/lipase At1g20120 codes for the protein MAVATASGVISSLLVLAGVVVTAQPPPAAGGPPTTPPPAVGPPKAPPLPAGPPKFPAILAFGDSVADTGNNNHLRTFIRANFPPYGKDFPGHKHTGRFSNGKISVDLLASALGVKELLPPYLKKGLSVEELKTGVSFASAGNGFDNATCRTMSALTMERQLQLFQEYKERVGGSVPDKALYFIVTGSNDIVEHFTFADGITEPGYAENMVSRAIAYVQSLADLGAKRIALVGAPPVGCLPSQRMIAGGLRKQCATDRNQLALLFNHRVGQEMARLGVRLPGVTLVNVDIYTILADVIYRPEAFGLTNTHDACCGYIGLAAAVLCNFASPLCKDPSKYLFWDSYHPTERGYQILIDAVVAKYFRFMH